Proteins co-encoded in one Pleurodeles waltl isolate 20211129_DDA chromosome 2_2, aPleWal1.hap1.20221129, whole genome shotgun sequence genomic window:
- the ZBTB14 gene encoding zinc finger and BTB domain-containing protein 14, translating to MNPWNSPTIAEDFFISMTETIKYNDDDHKTIFLKTLNEQRLEGEFCDIAIVVEDVKFRAHRCVLAACSTYFKKLFKKLEVDSSSVIEIDFLRSDIFEEVLNYMYTSKIAVKKEDVNLMMSSGQILGIRFLDKLCSQKRDLSSSEENTTDPKNKYSYDTSLKINSSVVESNDTQDDDVEEIGDPDDSPSDDTVDGTTPSHEEEKSPTSTLRVQEAILKELGSEEVRKVNCYGQDVEAMDTTEPKDLGSPTPQTLTFNDSMSEVKDEQTPGWTTAATDMKFEYLLYGHREQFACQACGKTFTDEARLRKHEKLHTADRPFVCQMCTKAFTTQAHLKEHLKIHTGYKPYSCEVCGKSFIRAPDLKKHERVHSNERPFACHMCDKAFKHKSHLKDHERRHRGEKPFICASCTKAFAKASDLKRHENNMHSERKQVSGVIQSETEQLQAAAMAAEAEQQLESIACS from the exons ATGAATCCATGGAATTCTCCTACCATTGCAGAG GATTTCTTCATCAGTATGACTGAAACTATAAAATATAATGACGATGACCATAAAACTATCTTCTTGAAAACATTGAATGAGCAACGCCTTGAAGGAGAGTTTTGTGACATTGCTATTGTGGTGGAAGATGTCAAATTTAGAGCACACCGGTGTGTACTTGCAGCCTGCAGTACATACTTCAAGAAGCTCTTCAAGAAACTGGAGGTGGACAGTTCTTCAGTGATAGAAATAGATTTCCTCCGTTCTGACATTTTTGAAGAGGTTCTAAATTATATGTACACTtcaaagattgctgtaaaaaaagAAGATGTAAATCTGATGATGTCTTCTGGACAGATACTTGGAATACGATTTTTGGATAAACTCTGCTCTCAGAAACGTGACCTTTCAAGTTCTGAAGAAAACACGACTGATCCAAAGAACAAGTATTCATATGACACAAGCTTAAAAATTAATAGTTCTGTTGTAGAGTCTAATGACACCCAAGATGATGATGTAGAAGAAATTGGTGATCCGGATGATAGTCCATCAGATGACACAGTTGACGGAACCACCCCTAGTCATGAAGAGGAGAAATCACCTACTTCCACACTGAGGGTACAAGAGGCCATTTTGAAAGAACTCGGAAGTGAAGAGGTACGGAAAGTAAACTGCTATGGTCAGGATGTGGAAGCAATGGACACCACAGAGCCTAAGGATTTAGGATCCCCAACCCCTCAGACGTTGACATTtaatgacagtatgagtgaagtaaAAGATGAGCAAACACCAGGATGGACAACGGCTGCCACTGACATGAAATTTGAGTATTTGCTTTACGGTCATAGGGAACAATTTGCCTGTCAAGCATGTGGAAAAACATTCACTGACGAAGCACGGCTGAGAAAGCACGAAAAACTCCACACTGCAGACAGGCCATTTGTGtgtcaaatgtgcaccaaagcctTTACAACACAGGCTCATCTGAAAGAACATTTGAAAATCCACACAGGTTACAAACCTTATAGTTGTGAAGTGTGCGGAAAGTCTTTTATTCGGGCGCCAGACTTGAAGAAGCACGAAAGAGTACATAGCAATGAAAGACCCTTTGCCTGCCATATGTGTGACAAAGCCTTTAAGCACAAGTCTCATCTGAAGGATCACGAAAGGAGGCATAGAGGAGAGAAACCTTTCATCTGTGCTTCTTGTACTAAAGCCTTTGCTAAAGCCTCAGACCTAAAGCGTCACGAGAACAATATGCATAGTGAGAGAAAGCAAGTCTCTGGTGTCATTCAGAGTGAAACAGAGCAGCTGCAAGCAGCAGCAATGGCTGCGGAAGCTGAGCAGCAACTCGAAAGTATAGCTTGCAGTTAA